The genomic interval TTCGAAGTACTTTACATCGCTCATATGCGAGTAGGTCTCCTCATGTTTAGTTCTGCTCGGCGATCATCGGTGTCGCCGCGAAGATTTCTGCGGTCTAGAACGGTAAAAACCTTACCAGTTCTCTCCAGTTTTCCCCACTATCAGTTTTAGCGCTACTCGACACGAGTTTTATTCACCAAAACCGGTGGCAGGAAACGCGAGAAAACCCGCTTCCCCACCACTTTAAGAGGCAAGGAAACGGGTTTAAAAGACTGGAAAAACCAGGCTTATCGACGCAGGCCGAGGCGTGCGATCAGATCACGGTAGCGATCAACGTTGTTGTCAGCCAGGTACTTCAGCAGACCACGACGACGACCAACGAGCAGCAGCAGACCACGACGGGAGTGGTGATCGTGCTTGTGGAACTTGAGGTGCTCGGTGAGGTTGTTGATGCGGTTGGTCAGAAGCGCGATCTGTGCTTCTGGGGAACCGGTGTCGGTCTCGTGGAGGCCGAACTCGGAAAGGATGGACTTCTTCTGCTCAGAAGTAAGAGCCATGGTGTCTCCTAAAAGTTATTTCAGTCCGCATGAAAAATTTTCACTCATTCATCCAAGATAAACCCGGATGATGTGTGTACTTTTCACAACTGCTGCGGACCGCAGTCGCAAAACCACCTTGGAAGCTTAACAGCTTGGTGGTACTTCTCCAAAAACCTTCACCAGAGCTGCTTTTACTGCTGTGCTGCGACTCGGCCGATGCGGGTCATGAATTCAGAAAGGAAACGATCCACGTCTACGGCGACAGCTGCGCGGGAGGTGCGCACTGGATCGTTGAGGCGGACTTCATCGCCAATGGTGCGTCCACGGGTCTCGCCCTCAATGTCTACCTTGAGGTTGATGGGGAGCAAAGTGACCAGGCTTGGGTCCACTGCAACGCCTACTGCCAGTGGGTCGTGCAGGCCGCAACCGCCCAGGTGTGGTGCGGTGGTCTCATATGCCTTGATGTAGTAATCAGTCATGTCGGCCAGTGCGATAGCAGCTGGAGTGCCCAGTTCGCGCCACTGCGCAGTGTGCTTCTTGGTAAGAAGGGTCTGCAGGGTGACATCAAGACCGATCATGGTGACATCTGCACCGGAACGGAACAGATCGTTTGCTGCATCTGGGTCCTGGTTGATGTTTGCTTCTGCCCATGTGCTGACGTTGCCTGGGACAGTCAAGGCGCCACCCATGATGACCACGTGAGCCTTGGAAGCAAAGCTTGGATCCTTTGCGATTGCCGCAGACAGGTTGGTCATGGGACCAGTTGCGATGATCACCAGGTCATCGCCGTGGGTGTTGACGGAATCAATGAGGAAATCCACTGCGCCGGGGAGTGCCTTTGACTCGCTTGCTGGCAGCTCGACTTCGCCGATGCCGTTTTGTCCGTGAATGAACGCGGAGATCTCAAGAACTTCAAAGCCATCCTTGGTCTGTGCGTGTGGCTCACCCAAGTACACAGGTACTTCTGGTGCACCGAACAGATCAAGCAGTGCCAGGTCATTGACTGCACCGGTTTCGAGTAGCACGTTACCGTAGGTGGTGGTGACACCAATGAGCTCTAGTTCAGGTGAGCCCAGTGCGTAGGCAAGTGCGAGGGCATCATCGATGCCGGTGTCGATATCAAGGATGGCTTTTTTGCTCATGCGTTTTTAACCTTTCAGGTTTTTATTTTTAAGGTCGGGCACCATCATAAGGCACCCGATGTGACAAGCTTGATGGCCGGTGACCGGCCTTAAGCGCTGGGCTGGGTGTCGGCGTCGAGAAGCAATTTGTCTTTGGCAAGGATGTCGCGGGCGTTGGTGACATCTCGGGCCATGGCGTCTAGTAGCTCGTCGACGCCGTTGAATTTGACCATGTCGCGCAAGTGTCCCACGAATTCCACCATGACATGGTGACCGTACAGGTCGGCTTCCTGGTCGAGGATGAATGCCTCGACGCTGCGTCGCTCATCGCCGAAGGTGGGATTGGTGCCCACGGAAATGGCAGTTTGGTAACGCACGCCTGGAACCATGGTGCCGTCGATATCGCGGGAGATTTCCTTGTCGATTTCGCGGTCATCGGTGATGGTGAACCAGCCTGCATACACGCCATCGGCGGGCAGCGCCACAGAGGTCGGCAGGTAGAGATTCGCGGTGGGATAGCCCAATTCTTTGCCGCCACGGCCAGCACCACGGACAACTTCGCCGCGCACGGCATAGCGTCGACCAAGCGCCCAGTTCGCGCGCTCAACCTCGCCCTGATCCAAGTAATCGCGCACCAAGGTGGAGCAAATACGCTGGTCATCATCATGCAGCAGCGGAGCAATCGTGACATTCACGCCAAACTTTTGTCCCAATTCCCGCATCGTGGACTCAGTGCCAGCGCCATTGACACCGAAGGTGAAGTTCTCCCCCACCACAACTGAACGCGCATGCAGCGTATCCACGATCATGGTTGTGAAATACTCTTCAGCGCTCAGACCTGCGAGTTCTTTAGTGAAATCAATAACCAACGCAGCATCGACGCCACATTCCGCAGCCAAATTAAGGCGATAATCCAAAGGAGCCAAACGGGTTGGCTCTTTACCTGGCAAAAACACAGCGATCGGATGCGGGTCAAAGGTCACCATGACACAAGGCACACCCAGCTCCTCGGCCTGCTTCTTGGCCTCGCCGATTAAACTTTGATGCCCCCGGTGGAGCCCATCAAACACACCAATGGTGACTACTGATCCTTGAAGATCAGCCGGAACGCTGTCTAGTCCACTCCAAATATCCACTGTTTTAGACTACGGCATAGACTCAACAGACATGAATGCTCCTGCCCCTAAACCTGGACTCGTGATCGTCGACAAGCCCGCCGGAATGACATCCCATGACGTGGTGTCCAAATTGCGCCGCGCATTTTCCACCCGCAAAGTAGGCCACGCAGGCACCCTCGACCCCATGGCAACCGGCGTGTTAGTCGTCGGAATTGAGCGCGGAACCCGCTTCCTGGCACACATGGTGGCCTCCACCAAAGCCTACGACGCCACCATTCGACTCGGCGCCGCCACCAGCACCGATGATGCAGAAGGCGAGGTTATCTCCACAACAGACGCATCCGGCCTCGACCACAGCACCATCCTTGCTGAAATCGTCAACCTCACCGGCGACATCATGCAAAAACCCACCAAAGTCTCCGCCATCAAAATCGACGGCAAACGCGCCCACGAACGCGTCCGCGACGGCGAAGAAGTAGACATTCCCGCACGTCCCGTCACCGTCAGCGTCTTTGACGTGCTCGACTACCACGTCGACGGTGAATTTTATGACTTAGATGTGCGCGTCCACTGCTCCTCCGGCACCTACATCCGCGCGCTCGCCCGCGACCTCGGCAACGCTTTGCAGGTCGGCGGCCACCTGACCGCGCTTAGGCGCACAGAGGTCGGCCCTTTTACGCTTAACGACGCGACCCCCCTCTCCAAACTCCAAGAGAATCCAGAACTCTCCCTCAACCTCGACCAGGCACTCACCCGCAGTTACCCAGTCCTTGACATCACCGAAGACGAAGGCGTTGACCTGTCCATGGGCAAATGGTTGGAACCTCGCGGACTGAAAGGCGTCCACGCTGCAGTAACACCATCAGGAAAAGCCGTGGCGCTCATCGAAGAAAAGGGCAAACGCCTGGCCACCGTGTTTGTTGCTCACCCCAACACTCTTTAGTTGGTCTGCCAGAAGCCGATTTAAGAGGTCGAATTTCGCTAGATAGGTGTGAGTGTGGAAAGAGCGGTTTGGAGGGCTTAAACGCGATTCTGAGAGGGCACTATTTCAGGTGGGCTGTGGAAATAAACCAAAACCAACTCCGCCAATCCAAGCCTTGGTTTCAAACGCACATTTCCAGACCAGCAAAGTGTCATTGCAGACCAAAGACGCCCCGAAAAAGGGGCCTCTTGGTCTAATATTCACGGTTGCTGTACGTGTTGAAAGCTAGAAGCGCTTCTTAAACGCCGTGCCGTGCGAGGCATCCACCAACCTGGCTTTCAGCTCACCCAGGTATCCTCTCCATCCAGTTCAAGTCACTGCAGTCGCAGCTATGACATAACCATCACGCAGTACCCATTTACCTGAAATAAACGGCACTGGAGTTGGTCGAACCAGCAAATAGGACACAAAAGTGCCATCATCACGCAAGTCGATCTCAGCTTGTTCAAAACCAAGCCACCTATGCGTCAGCGGGAACCACGCTTTGTATGTTGCTTCCTTGGCACAAAACAGCAGGCGATCCGCGCAGTGCACACCTTGTTCCTCCAAGCGCTTAAGTTGAGGAATCTCCCCCACCCGAGCGATTGAACCCAAAACATCCTTGGGCAACGGCTCCGCAGGTTCGGCATCCAATCCCATAGAACGCACCAACAATCGTGGCGCCACAACAGCAGCTCGGAATCCGTCAGTGTGGGTCAATGAACCAGACACCGAAGAAGGCCACAATGGCATTCCTCGTTCCCCACGCAAAATGGGATCACCGCTATCTCGTCCCAAAGCTTGGAGTGCCTGATGTGCACACCACCTGGCATCTCCAAACTCTGCTTTTCTAATATCAACCGAGTGCGCTACCAGTGCCTTTTCCAACGGATGCAACTGATGGAAATGGTCTAAATTAACAGCATCGCCAGTTTTAATGAAAGAAAACTTTGCCGAATTTGGAAACAAAGACTCATCCAGCATTGTCCACCTCCATCACTGGATATGGCCACACATGCTGCCCAGACCAATGCTCCCATTCGCGCGGATAACCCAACGACACTTCAATGTGTTTCACACCGTTGACGTTGGTTATTCCGGGCATATGCAGATGACCGTAAATAACGGCTTCCGCGTTGTAGCGTTCGGCCCATCCCCTGGTGTGGCGAGTACCGCACCACAATGCAAGTTCCTGCCAGCGCATCTGATAAGTCGGTTCCACCACCAGCGGCCAGTGGTTAATCAAAATTGTTGGCCCGTTGATCTTGCTCAAACGCTTAATGGAATAGGCTAAGCGATCCCAGCACCACGCTCGGATATCAACAAAAGGCGCAATAGAAAACTCATCAGTCATCATCACTTGACGATCCCGCGCCGCTTGCACAGCCTGCTCCACGGTGAAACCAGGTCGACGGAACGAGTAGTCATAGAGTGTAAACAACGGAACGATAGTAACCCCACCAAAGGTTAAGTAAGGGTCCTCCGGAGTCAACACATCAATCTTGCGGCAGCCTTCAACGAGTTCAGAGTACTTATCGCGCCCCTGATAGCGGTCCGCGGAGCGAGAAAACAACTCATGGTTACCCGGAACCCAGATCACCTTGGCAAAGCGCCTGCGCAAACGTGCCAAAATTTCCAGCACCAATTCGGTACGTTCCGCCACGTCACCTGCAACAATCAACCAGTCAGACGGATCCTTAGGCTGAATATTCTCAATTGGATCAGCGTTAGCTTTCACCGCTGCATGGAGGTCAGAAACCGCCCACAGAGTTGTGGTCACCTGTCACCTCCACATAGTTGTTGCTAAAAGTCTTTGTCCATTATGCCTGCAGTCCAGCAAATGTGGTTTGCCACGCGCCGAAGCTAACGCGCCCACTTCATAGACTTAAACCGCCAAATCACCGCAAATAGTCGGATCAGAATAAACGCCAGCAAACCACACCACACGCCTGTCAGCCCTGCATCTAATGCATAGGAAATCCAGACGCCTGGTAAGAATCCGACCACAACCGCCAAGATAGAGGCATTTCGGAGGAACACCGCGTCAGCAGCACCCAACAGCACACCATCAATAGCAAAGACAATGCCACCCAAAATGATCATCGCGACCATGATCCACCACGGGGAAGCAATCGCATCTAAAACGTCGGCGTCCTGAGTGAAAATACGCGGAATCCACGAGTGTAAGACCACGAACACCAAACCTAAGCCACCAGCGAAAATCAGAGAGTACTTAATCACCTGATTACCCACCCTGCGGGCGACCTTCGCAGTTCCAGCGCCCAGGGCTGCACCAGTTAAGGTCTGCGCCGCGATAGCTAGAGAATCCAGCACCAATGTGATGAAATTCCACAGCTGAAGCAACACCTGGTGGGCCGCCAAGGATGCCGTGCCAAATCGTGCAGCCACAGCGGCCGCGGAAAGAAAAGCAACCTGGAACGACATTGACCGCATGATCAAATCACGTCCAAGAACCAACTGATTTTTCATCACCGTCCAGCTCGGCTTCCACGAACCTTCGTGGTGCTTGATCAATGCACCCAAAAACAGCGAAGCAGTAATTGCTTCTGCAATGAGGTTTGCCCAGGCAGAGCCCACAAGTCCAAACTTAGCCACGAATATCGGAATCAAGATCGCGCCGGGGATGACTCCCGCCAAGGTGAAATAGAGTGGCAGCTTGGTGTTTTGAATACCTCTTAACCAACCGTTGCCAGCCATGATCATGAGAATTAGTGGCACCGCAAAAGCAGCGACCCGGAGCCAATGCCCTGCTTCTTGGGCTAGAGCTTCATCACCACTGAGCCACAACGCGAAAGTCGGGGCTCCAATGAGCATCAGCGTTAAGATGCCCAAGCCTACAAAGAGTGCCACCCAGGTTGCTTGCACACCTTCGGCAATTGCTCCCCGGCGATCACCCATTCCGAAAATTCTCGATGATCTCGCGGTAGTTCCATAGGACAAGAATGTCAGCTGTGTTGTCACTTGAGCTTGAATTGTTGTTGCTGCGCCCAACGCAGCCAATTCGAAGCCACCCAAAGTGCCAACAACCGCTGTATCCAACAAGAGATACAGCGGCATCGCAGCTAGAACACCCAGTGCGGGGAACGCGAGCCCGAAGATCTGCTTTGCAGAAACATCATGGGACTCATGCTCAAAGTCGTTGTTAGACATCGACATGCGCCGAGCTTCGCAAAGACTCCCCCAAGGTAACGGTTGCTTCAATCAACGTATCGAGGGCTTCGATTTCCGTACCACGAGCGGTATAGCCTGCAGCAGGAATGTGTCCGCCACCGCCAAGATGCACTGCCAAGGAAGCGACACTCAAATTGGAGGAACGCAGTGACACGGTATAGACGCCACGTTCATATTCTTTGAATACTGCTCCGAAGTCTGCGCCTTCCACAGCGCGAACCATTTCGATCAAGCCTTCCACAACGGCGCGTGAACGGCCGTTGATGGTATCGAAGTCTGCCACGAGAACAGCAAGAGTATATGGCCCTGCTTCCCGCAGCTCGATCCGAGAGACAATCTGGCCAACAAGACGCAAATCATCCACGGAGGTTTGATCAAGCAATGCTGATGAAATGGCACGAATGTCTAGACCGAACTCCATGAGTTCTTTAGCCATGTCATGCATGACTGGTCGACCCCACCTGAAGCACCCGGTATCGGTGAGCAGTCCAGCATAAAGGCCGTGGGCGATATCGGGAGTAATTTGCACCGACATCGCATCAAACCAGTCATATAAAATCGTGGTGGTGGATTCTGCCTCCACATCGATTAAGTTGACGGCACCAAACCCAGGATTGGTGGCGTGGTGATCAACCACCAATACTTTGTCAGGATTGTTGACGATGATGCTTTCAAACGCACCGGTGCGTTCGATTGACCCACAATCAACAACAATGATGAGGTCAGATTCCGGCAGTGAATCGCCAAACTTAATGTTTGATGCCCCAGGAATGGTGTACAAGTTCTCGGGCATCGAATCTAGCTGGCCGATTGCACCTACGGCGTCTTTACCAAGTTGCTGTAGTGCCGCCACTGTGGCAGCTACACTGCCGATTGCATCAGCATCGGGTCGCAGATGCCCCACAACGCTAACCGTGTGAGCTGCCTGGACTAATGCTGAAGCAGCATGAAACTGACTATTATCCGTCACTGGTGTTATTCCTCAGATTCAGACTTGGATGAAGTCTTGTAAGGATCTGCATCACCTGCAGGCGCTGCACCTTCGCGCAATTTAGCCAGCTCCTCATCGCGCTTGCGAGCACGATCCAACAAAGCTTCCATGTGTGCGGATGCCTCTGGGACGGTATCGATGCTGTAAGTCAGGGTCGGGGTAAACCGAACACCCAGCTGCTGGCCAACGATCTTCCTCAGCTGGCCGCGTGCTCGGTGA from Corynebacterium glutamicum ATCC 13032 carries:
- the rpsO gene encoding 30S ribosomal protein S15, with the translated sequence MALTSEQKKSILSEFGLHETDTGSPEAQIALLTNRINNLTEHLKFHKHDHHSRRGLLLLVGRRRGLLKYLADNNVDRYRDLIARLGLRR
- a CDS encoding nucleoside hydrolase, which encodes MSKKAILDIDTGIDDALALAYALGSPELELIGVTTTYGNVLLETGAVNDLALLDLFGAPEVPVYLGEPHAQTKDGFEVLEISAFIHGQNGIGEVELPASESKALPGAVDFLIDSVNTHGDDLVIIATGPMTNLSAAIAKDPSFASKAHVVIMGGALTVPGNVSTWAEANINQDPDAANDLFRSGADVTMIGLDVTLQTLLTKKHTAQWRELGTPAAIALADMTDYYIKAYETTAPHLGGCGLHDPLAVGVAVDPSLVTLLPINLKVDIEGETRGRTIGDEVRLNDPVRTSRAAVAVDVDRFLSEFMTRIGRVAAQQ
- a CDS encoding bifunctional riboflavin kinase/FAD synthetase — protein: MDIWSGLDSVPADLQGSVVTIGVFDGLHRGHQSLIGEAKKQAEELGVPCVMVTFDPHPIAVFLPGKEPTRLAPLDYRLNLAAECGVDAALVIDFTKELAGLSAEEYFTTMIVDTLHARSVVVGENFTFGVNGAGTESTMRELGQKFGVNVTIAPLLHDDDQRICSTLVRDYLDQGEVERANWALGRRYAVRGEVVRGAGRGGKELGYPTANLYLPTSVALPADGVYAGWFTITDDREIDKEISRDIDGTMVPGVRYQTAISVGTNPTFGDERRSVEAFILDQEADLYGHHVMVEFVGHLRDMVKFNGVDELLDAMARDVTNARDILAKDKLLLDADTQPSA
- the truB gene encoding tRNA pseudouridine(55) synthase TruB produces the protein MNAPAPKPGLVIVDKPAGMTSHDVVSKLRRAFSTRKVGHAGTLDPMATGVLVVGIERGTRFLAHMVASTKAYDATIRLGAATSTDDAEGEVISTTDASGLDHSTILAEIVNLTGDIMQKPTKVSAIKIDGKRAHERVRDGEEVDIPARPVTVSVFDVLDYHVDGEFYDLDVRVHCSSGTYIRALARDLGNALQVGGHLTALRRTEVGPFTLNDATPLSKLQENPELSLNLDQALTRSYPVLDITEDEGVDLSMGKWLEPRGLKGVHAAVTPSGKAVALIEEKGKRLATVFVAHPNTL
- a CDS encoding 4'-phosphopantetheinyl transferase family protein; this translates as MLDESLFPNSAKFSFIKTGDAVNLDHFHQLHPLEKALVAHSVDIRKAEFGDARWCAHQALQALGRDSGDPILRGERGMPLWPSSVSGSLTHTDGFRAAVVAPRLLVRSMGLDAEPAEPLPKDVLGSIARVGEIPQLKRLEEQGVHCADRLLFCAKEATYKAWFPLTHRWLGFEQAEIDLRDDGTFVSYLLVRPTPVPFISGKWVLRDGYVIAATAVT
- a CDS encoding metallophosphoesterase family protein, translated to MTTTLWAVSDLHAAVKANADPIENIQPKDPSDWLIVAGDVAERTELVLEILARLRRRFAKVIWVPGNHELFSRSADRYQGRDKYSELVEGCRKIDVLTPEDPYLTFGGVTIVPLFTLYDYSFRRPGFTVEQAVQAARDRQVMMTDEFSIAPFVDIRAWCWDRLAYSIKRLSKINGPTILINHWPLVVEPTYQMRWQELALWCGTRHTRGWAERYNAEAVIYGHLHMPGITNVNGVKHIEVSLGYPREWEHWSGQHVWPYPVMEVDNAG
- a CDS encoding MATE family efflux transporter — its product is MSMSNNDFEHESHDVSAKQIFGLAFPALGVLAAMPLYLLLDTAVVGTLGGFELAALGAATTIQAQVTTQLTFLSYGTTARSSRIFGMGDRRGAIAEGVQATWVALFVGLGILTLMLIGAPTFALWLSGDEALAQEAGHWLRVAAFAVPLILMIMAGNGWLRGIQNTKLPLYFTLAGVIPGAILIPIFVAKFGLVGSAWANLIAEAITASLFLGALIKHHEGSWKPSWTVMKNQLVLGRDLIMRSMSFQVAFLSAAAVAARFGTASLAAHQVLLQLWNFITLVLDSLAIAAQTLTGAALGAGTAKVARRVGNQVIKYSLIFAGGLGLVFVVLHSWIPRIFTQDADVLDAIASPWWIMVAMIILGGIVFAIDGVLLGAADAVFLRNASILAVVVGFLPGVWISYALDAGLTGVWCGLLAFILIRLFAVIWRFKSMKWAR
- a CDS encoding DHH family phosphoesterase, giving the protein MTDNSQFHAASALVQAAHTVSVVGHLRPDADAIGSVAATVAALQQLGKDAVGAIGQLDSMPENLYTIPGASNIKFGDSLPESDLIIVVDCGSIERTGAFESIIVNNPDKVLVVDHHATNPGFGAVNLIDVEAESTTTILYDWFDAMSVQITPDIAHGLYAGLLTDTGCFRWGRPVMHDMAKELMEFGLDIRAISSALLDQTSVDDLRLVGQIVSRIELREAGPYTLAVLVADFDTINGRSRAVVEGLIEMVRAVEGADFGAVFKEYERGVYTVSLRSSNLSVASLAVHLGGGGHIPAAGYTARGTEIEALDTLIEATVTLGESLRSSAHVDV
- the rbfA gene encoding 30S ribosome-binding factor RbfA, which produces MADNARAARMAKRIQTIVASAIERDIKDRRLEFVTITDVTMTGDLHDAKVFYTVRGASIEEEPDLEAAAEALHRARGQLRKIVGQQLGVRFTPTLTYSIDTVPEASAHMEALLDRARKRDEELAKLREGAAPAGDADPYKTSSKSESEE